One segment of Erigeron canadensis isolate Cc75 chromosome 2, C_canadensis_v1, whole genome shotgun sequence DNA contains the following:
- the LOC122588699 gene encoding cationic amino acid transporter 6, chloroplastic isoform X1, whose product METHGSSFSSFKSYINALSDVPNRFIQRAGSVSTTFEETSRISNRSGADMKKNLRWYDLICFGIGGMVGAGVFVTSGTASHDKAGPAVILSYAIAGLCALLSAFCYTEFAVHMPVAGGAFSYIRVTFGEFTAFLVGANLVMDYVLSNAAVARSFTTYLGTAIGVSAESKWRIPVTSLPKGFNQIDIIAVFIIIIITLIICYSTRESSILNMTLTAAHILFILFIILMGFWKGEIKNFIEPSDPKHPGGFFPFGAPGVFNGAALVYVSYIGYDAVSTLAEEVKNPVTDIPIGVSGSVILVTVLYCLMAASMSMLLPYDLINPESPFTGAFMEKSNGFNWVSNVIGVGASFGILTSLLVAMLGQARYICVIGRSGVVPVWLAKVHPKTSTPVNASVFLGIFTAAIALFTELGVLLNLVSIGTLFVFTMVSNAVIYRRYVSVETTTPWPTLSFLLSFSFTCIMFTLLWWLAPPGKPKGFMLGTCFVVAVVLVLLFIYTVPQARKPDFWGVPLMPWIPCVSIFLNIFLLGNIDAPSYVRFGFFSAIVVLVYVLYSVHASFDSEEEGYLSEKNVEMVKGSFDIEDLTRKVQS is encoded by the exons ATGGAAACCCATGGCTCCTCGTTTTCAAGCTTCAAATCCTATATCAACGCCCTTTCGGATGTCCCTAACCGGTTCATCCAAAGAGCAGGTTCCGTCTCCACAACTTTTGAAGAAACTAGCCGTATCAGCAACCGTTCAGGTGCGGATATGAAGAAGAACCTTAGGTGGTATGATCTTATTTGTTTTGGCATTGGTGGCATGGTTGGGGCCGGTGTCTTTGTGACTAGTGGTACTGCTAGTCACGATAAAGCCGGCCCCGCTGTTATATTATCATACGCCATTGCTGGCCTATGTGCACTTCTCTCGGCGTTTTGTTATACCGAGTTCGCCGTTCATATGCCAGTTGCGGGTGGTGCCTTTAGTTATATCCGTGTCACTTTTG gTGAATTTACAGCATTTCTAGTAGGGGCTAATTTGGTAATGGACTATGTACTATCAAATGCGGCTGTAGCAAGAAGTTTCACAACATACCTCGGAACAGCCATTGGCGTTTCCGCAGAATCCAAATGGAGAATACCTGTTACATCTCTTCCTAAAGGTTTCAACCAAATCGATATCATTGCGgttttcataatcataattatCACTCTCATCATATGTTACag tACTAGAGAAAGTTCTATATTGAACATGACTTTAACAGCAGCCCACATTTTGTTCATATTATTCATTATCTTGATGGGCTTTTGGAAAGGagaaataaaaaactttattgAGCCATCCGACCCGAAACACCCGGGTGGGTTTTTTCCATTTGGGGCTCCGGGTGTGTTTAATGGGGCAGCTCTTGTGTATGTGAGTTACATTGGGTACGACGCCGTTTCGACATTGGCTGAGGAGGTTAAGAATCCGGTTACGGATATACCCATTGGGGTATCCGGGTCGGTTATTCTTGTTACCGTTTTGTATTGTTTGATGGCTGCTTCAATGTCCATGCTTCTTCCATATGATCTG ATAAATCCGGAGTCGCCATTTACAGGTGCGTTTATGGAGAAATCAAATGGATTCAACTGGGTATCTAACGTAATAGGAGTTGGCGCGAGCTTTGGAATTCTAACATCATTGCTGGTGGCAATGTTGGGTCAGGCTCGGTATATTTGTGTTATTGGAAGGTCCGGTGTGGTTCCTGTGTGGTTGGCCAAGGTTCATCCAAAGACATCAACACCAGTAAACGCTTCAGTATTTTTAG ggaTTTTCACGGCGGCAATAGCCCTTTTCACCGAGCTAGGTGTTCTTTTGAACCTTGTCTCAATTGGCACACTATTTGTCTTCACAATGGTCTCCAATGCTGTCATTTACCGACGTTACGTCTCAGTTGAGACCACGACCCCATGGCCTACATTGTCCTTCCTCTTAAGCTTTTCGTTCACTTGCATCATGTTCACTTTACTATGGTGGCTAGCACCACCAGGGAAACCCAAAGGCTTCATGCTCGGCACATGCTTTGTAGTTGCCGTGGTTTTAGTTCTACTCTTCATATACACTGTGCCCCAAGCAAGGAAGCCGGATTTTTGGGGCGTCCCTCTTATGCCATGGATACCATGTGTCTCAATCTTTCTTAACATATTCTTGTTAGGAAATATTGATGCACCTTCTTACGTTCGATTTGGGTTCTTTTCGGCCATTGTAGTGCTTGTATATGTTCTATATAGTGTTCATGCTAGCTTTGATAGTGAAGAAGAAGGTTATCTAAGTGAAAAGAATGTTGAGATGGTGAAGGGATCATTTGACATTGAAGATCTAACTCGCAAAGTCCAAAGTTGA
- the LOC122588699 gene encoding cationic amino acid transporter 6, chloroplastic isoform X2, giving the protein MDYVLSNAAVARSFTTYLGTAIGVSAESKWRIPVTSLPKGFNQIDIIAVFIIIIITLIICYSTRESSILNMTLTAAHILFILFIILMGFWKGEIKNFIEPSDPKHPGGFFPFGAPGVFNGAALVYVSYIGYDAVSTLAEEVKNPVTDIPIGVSGSVILVTVLYCLMAASMSMLLPYDLINPESPFTGAFMEKSNGFNWVSNVIGVGASFGILTSLLVAMLGQARYICVIGRSGVVPVWLAKVHPKTSTPVNASVFLGIFTAAIALFTELGVLLNLVSIGTLFVFTMVSNAVIYRRYVSVETTTPWPTLSFLLSFSFTCIMFTLLWWLAPPGKPKGFMLGTCFVVAVVLVLLFIYTVPQARKPDFWGVPLMPWIPCVSIFLNIFLLGNIDAPSYVRFGFFSAIVVLVYVLYSVHASFDSEEEGYLSEKNVEMVKGSFDIEDLTRKVQS; this is encoded by the exons ATGGACTATGTACTATCAAATGCGGCTGTAGCAAGAAGTTTCACAACATACCTCGGAACAGCCATTGGCGTTTCCGCAGAATCCAAATGGAGAATACCTGTTACATCTCTTCCTAAAGGTTTCAACCAAATCGATATCATTGCGgttttcataatcataattatCACTCTCATCATATGTTACag tACTAGAGAAAGTTCTATATTGAACATGACTTTAACAGCAGCCCACATTTTGTTCATATTATTCATTATCTTGATGGGCTTTTGGAAAGGagaaataaaaaactttattgAGCCATCCGACCCGAAACACCCGGGTGGGTTTTTTCCATTTGGGGCTCCGGGTGTGTTTAATGGGGCAGCTCTTGTGTATGTGAGTTACATTGGGTACGACGCCGTTTCGACATTGGCTGAGGAGGTTAAGAATCCGGTTACGGATATACCCATTGGGGTATCCGGGTCGGTTATTCTTGTTACCGTTTTGTATTGTTTGATGGCTGCTTCAATGTCCATGCTTCTTCCATATGATCTG ATAAATCCGGAGTCGCCATTTACAGGTGCGTTTATGGAGAAATCAAATGGATTCAACTGGGTATCTAACGTAATAGGAGTTGGCGCGAGCTTTGGAATTCTAACATCATTGCTGGTGGCAATGTTGGGTCAGGCTCGGTATATTTGTGTTATTGGAAGGTCCGGTGTGGTTCCTGTGTGGTTGGCCAAGGTTCATCCAAAGACATCAACACCAGTAAACGCTTCAGTATTTTTAG ggaTTTTCACGGCGGCAATAGCCCTTTTCACCGAGCTAGGTGTTCTTTTGAACCTTGTCTCAATTGGCACACTATTTGTCTTCACAATGGTCTCCAATGCTGTCATTTACCGACGTTACGTCTCAGTTGAGACCACGACCCCATGGCCTACATTGTCCTTCCTCTTAAGCTTTTCGTTCACTTGCATCATGTTCACTTTACTATGGTGGCTAGCACCACCAGGGAAACCCAAAGGCTTCATGCTCGGCACATGCTTTGTAGTTGCCGTGGTTTTAGTTCTACTCTTCATATACACTGTGCCCCAAGCAAGGAAGCCGGATTTTTGGGGCGTCCCTCTTATGCCATGGATACCATGTGTCTCAATCTTTCTTAACATATTCTTGTTAGGAAATATTGATGCACCTTCTTACGTTCGATTTGGGTTCTTTTCGGCCATTGTAGTGCTTGTATATGTTCTATATAGTGTTCATGCTAGCTTTGATAGTGAAGAAGAAGGTTATCTAAGTGAAAAGAATGTTGAGATGGTGAAGGGATCATTTGACATTGAAGATCTAACTCGCAAAGTCCAAAGTTGA
- the LOC122588089 gene encoding uncharacterized mitochondrial protein AtMg01250-like, with amino-acid sequence MGFPSKWCSWIYGILSSARAAVLINGAPTFEFKCGKGMRQGDPISPFLFLLAMEGFSCLVNNATSSSSLSGLRLPNEGPIISHLLYADDCSFVGAWSMGHIYKVERILRVFYLCSGLKINLGKSNLFGIGVDNNEVKMAAKLFKCKEGTLPFKYLGLRIGGNMNRVSS; translated from the coding sequence ATGGGCTTTCCGTCTAAATGGTGTTCGTGGATATATGGGATTTTGTCATCGGCTAGAGCGGCTGTGCTTATTAATGGAGCTCCAACGTTTGAATTCAAATGCGGTAAAGGAATGCGACAAGGTGATCCTATTTCTCCCTTCTTATTTTTACTCGCTATGGAAGGTTTTTCGTGTTTGGTTAACAACGCGACTTCCTCTAGCTCACTCTCGGGTTTGAGGCTGCCTAATGAGGGACCGATTATATCTCACTTATTATACGCCGATGATTGCTCTTTTGTGGGGGCATGGTCGATGGGACACATCTATAAGGTCGAGAGAATTCTTagagttttttatttatgttctgGACTAAAAATCAATCTAGGAAAATCCAATCTCTTTGGGATCGGAGTAGACAACAATGAAGTTAAAATGGCTGCAAAATTGTTCAAATGTAAAGAAGGGACTCTACCATTTAAATATCTTGGTCTACGAATTGGTGGAAATATGAATCGTGTTTCCAGTTGA